One part of the Tachysurus vachellii isolate PV-2020 chromosome 6, HZAU_Pvac_v1, whole genome shotgun sequence genome encodes these proteins:
- the kcnk12 gene encoding potassium channel subfamily K member 12: MSARQRLPGCRSLHINEDNGRFVLLALLILTYLLCGAAVFSAIERPSEVRARARWNRTLLNFSDAFNISVHELSSFLREYETAAAAGIRADALRPRWDFTGAFYFVATVVSTIGFGMTTPVTVAGKVFLIFYGLLGCAATILFFNLFLERIITLLAVVMKAFRLHRLRTSGLLPPGICQDFAASTLPGWKPSVYHVMLILGLSAIIISCCASAMYTPIEGWAYLDSLYFCFVTFSTIGFGDLVSSQNKAYSYQGLYRLANFLLILTGVCCIYSLFNVISIVIKQVLNWMLSKMSCLCCQRCNKASAFLGRRNAIRPGTRLKQGHFGYTYDSEGPCDNDRESRRLSGEMISMRDLAGSNKISLAIMQKQLSESANGYPRTVCGSSRLNGFSGGVGALGIMNNRLAETSDSR; encoded by the exons ATGTCCGCACGGCAGAGACTCCCGGGCTGCCGTTCGCTGCACATCAACGAGGATAACGGGCGTTTCGTGCTGCTGGCGCTGCTCATCCTCACATACCTTCTGTGCGGCGCTGCGGTCTTCTCAGCTATCGAGCGGCCGTCGGAGGTGCGAGCCCGAGCGCGCTGGAATCGCACACTGCTCAACTTCAGCGACGCTTTCAACATCAGCGTTCACGAACTAAGCTCCTTCCTGCGCGAGTACGAAACCGCTGCGGCTGCCGGAATCCGGGCCGATGCCCTACGACCGCGATGGGATTTTACGGGGGCGTTTTACTTTGTGGCAACGGTTGTGTCAACTATCG GTTTTGGGATGACAACCCCAGTGACGGTAGCTGGCAAAGTGTTTCTGATCTTCTATGGTCTCCTTGGGTGTGCGGCCACTATTCTATTCTTTAACCTTTTCCTAGAACGTATCATCACCCTCTTAGCTGTGGTGATGAAAGCTTTTAGGCTTCATCGTTTGCGCACTAGTGGCCTTCTCCCACCAGGAATCTGCCAGGACTTCGCAGCCAGCACTCTTCCAGGTTGGAAACCCTCTGTCTATCATGTGATGCTGATCCTGGGTCTGTCAGCTATCATCATCTCCTGCTGCGCCTCAGCCATGTATACCCCAATAGAAGGCTGGGCCTACCTCGACTCCCTCTATTTCTGCTTTGTCACATTCAGCACTATAGGTTTTGGAGACCTAGTGAGCAGCCAGAACAAAGCTTACAGCTACCAGGGCCTGTACCGGTTGGCCAACTTTCTTTTAATCCTGACAGGTGTCTGCTGCATCTACTCGCTCTTCAATGTGATTTCCATTGTAATCAAGCAGGTGCTCAACTGGATGCTGAGCAAAATGAGTTGCCTTTGCTGCCAGCGCTGCAACAAGGCTAGTGCTTTCTTAGGGCGGCGAAATGCCATCCGTCCTGGAACACGGCTCAAACAGGGCCATTTTGGGTACACATATGACTCTGAAGGGCCTTGTGACAATGACCGGGAGAGCAGAAGGCTATCTGGTGAGATGATCTCCATGCGGGATTTGGCAGGCTCAAACAAAATATCACTGGCCATTATGCAGAAACAGCTCTCAGAGTCTGCAAATGGGTACCCCAGGACAGTTTGTGGAAGCTCAAGACTCAATGGTTTCTCTGGGGGAGTTGGTGCTTTGGGCATCATGAACAACAGACTGGCAGAGACAAGTGACTCTAGGTAA